Proteins from one Coturnix japonica isolate 7356 chromosome 5, Coturnix japonica 2.1, whole genome shotgun sequence genomic window:
- the C5H11orf24 gene encoding uncharacterized protein C11orf24 homolog isoform X2, which translates to MWTAIVFFLLVSFCICESRFSVLKAQGVHVVQINRLTTEEQCRQACKGPAASGNHQCNWSVSYQSHCVLLRCDRLSVCRNAGEQDLRDLLGVVFRGRETLLFHHQSYQQEKERTVNAQVEQRNRENGFFSTSQAYRIRLRHLLVADSENTGATSTASDGTTTALTTSTTTVIATGKTMTVLTATSETTTEASNASGSLQTTAISSTVFSPTPANVTASTSSNVTKLLITTENIGNNSFGSVLSTSPTSTSPLAATSKAGTQMSVTQQFNPASTSRSSTLTSVGVGLKTSSPALNTSTQQDAQTSAALTPSVSPHSVKQTTVMLPKTSKAPTSLSVSPSLQGSTKGATVLTIGPTSEATTEHVIKSTSRVPSTKHTTAAPTNTPGTTTLSAAETQGMNNEYLLIAAEPLTQYLVDKSLLLAVLLFGTFFLITVIVLFLMQAYESYKKKDYTQVDYLINGMYVDSEM; encoded by the exons ATGTGGACTGCCATTGTATTCTTCCTACTGGTTTCCTTCTGTATATGCGAAAGCAGATTTTCTGTCCTGAAAGCCCAAGGAGTGCATGTAGTGCAAATAAACAGGCTGACAACTGAAGAGCAATGCAGGCAGGCTTGTAAAGGCCCAGCTGCTTCAG GTAACCATCAGTGCAACTGGTCTGTGTCCTACCAGAGTCACTGCGTCCTCTTGCGGTGTGACCGGTTGAGCGTGTGCCGGAATGCTGGAGAACAAGACCTCAGAGATCTTCTGGGAG TTGTCTTCCGGGGAAGGGAAACTCTCCTGTTTCATCACCAAAGCTatcaacaggaaaaagagaggacAGTAAATGCACAGGTTGAACAGCGCAACagagaaaatggttttttttcaaCCAGTCAGGCTTACAGGATACGCTTGAGGCATTTGCTTGTTGCTGACTCAGAAAATACAGGGGCAACATCAACTGCAAGCGATGGTACCACCACTGCATTGACCACCAGCACTACCACAGTCATAGCGACTGGTAAAACGATGACTGTCCTCACTGCAACTTCTGAAACAACTACCGAAGCCTCCAATGCCTCTGGAAGTCTCCAGACTACAGCCATATCATCCACTGTCTTTTCTCCCACTCCTGCTAATGTTACTGCTTCCACTTCCAGCAATGTCACCAAGCTTCTGATCACCACTGAAAACATAGGAAATAATAGCTTTGGTTCAGTACTGTCTACTTCTCCCACTTCTACTTCTCCCCTTGCTGCCACTTCTAAAGCAGGTACTCAAATGAGTGTAACACAGCAGTTTAACCCGGCAAGCACATCCCGCTCCAGTACCCTCACTTCTGTTGGAGTTGGGCTGAAGACATCAAGCCCAGCATTAAACACCTCCACCCAGCAGGATGCCCAGACCTCTGCTGCACTCACCCCTTCTGTCAGTCCACATTCTGTGAAGCAAACAACTGTAATGTTGccaaaaacaagcaaagctcCAACATCCTTGAGTGTATCACCTTCTTTGCAGGGTTCTACCAAAGGTGCCACAGTTTTGACTATTGGCCCTACATCAGAAGCTACAACTGAGCATGTAATAAAGTCAACATCTCGCGTTCCCTCTACTAAGCATACAACCGCAGCTCCAACAAACACACCTGGTACAACAACATTGAGCGCTGCAGAAACTCAGGGCATGAACAATGAGTATCTTCTCATCGCTGCTGAGCCTCTGACTCAGTACTTGGTGGATAAGAGTTTGCTTCTTGCGGTGCTTTTATTTGGtaccttttttttaataactgttaTAGTTCTTTTTCTCATGCAGGCTTATGAAAGTTATAAAAAGAAGGATTATACACAAGTGGATTACCTGATCAATGGAATGTATGTGGACTCAGAGATGTGA
- the C5H11orf24 gene encoding uncharacterized protein C11orf24 homolog isoform X1, which yields MWTAIVFFLLVSFCICESRFSVLKAQGVHVVQINRLTTEEQCRQACKGPAASGNHQCNWSVSYQSHCVLLRCDRLSVCRNAGEQDLRDLLGEVVFRGRETLLFHHQSYQQEKERTVNAQVEQRNRENGFFSTSQAYRIRLRHLLVADSENTGATSTASDGTTTALTTSTTTVIATGKTMTVLTATSETTTEASNASGSLQTTAISSTVFSPTPANVTASTSSNVTKLLITTENIGNNSFGSVLSTSPTSTSPLAATSKAGTQMSVTQQFNPASTSRSSTLTSVGVGLKTSSPALNTSTQQDAQTSAALTPSVSPHSVKQTTVMLPKTSKAPTSLSVSPSLQGSTKGATVLTIGPTSEATTEHVIKSTSRVPSTKHTTAAPTNTPGTTTLSAAETQGMNNEYLLIAAEPLTQYLVDKSLLLAVLLFGTFFLITVIVLFLMQAYESYKKKDYTQVDYLINGMYVDSEM from the exons ATGTGGACTGCCATTGTATTCTTCCTACTGGTTTCCTTCTGTATATGCGAAAGCAGATTTTCTGTCCTGAAAGCCCAAGGAGTGCATGTAGTGCAAATAAACAGGCTGACAACTGAAGAGCAATGCAGGCAGGCTTGTAAAGGCCCAGCTGCTTCAG GTAACCATCAGTGCAACTGGTCTGTGTCCTACCAGAGTCACTGCGTCCTCTTGCGGTGTGACCGGTTGAGCGTGTGCCGGAATGCTGGAGAACAAGACCTCAGAGATCTTCTGGGAG aagTTGTCTTCCGGGGAAGGGAAACTCTCCTGTTTCATCACCAAAGCTatcaacaggaaaaagagaggacAGTAAATGCACAGGTTGAACAGCGCAACagagaaaatggttttttttcaaCCAGTCAGGCTTACAGGATACGCTTGAGGCATTTGCTTGTTGCTGACTCAGAAAATACAGGGGCAACATCAACTGCAAGCGATGGTACCACCACTGCATTGACCACCAGCACTACCACAGTCATAGCGACTGGTAAAACGATGACTGTCCTCACTGCAACTTCTGAAACAACTACCGAAGCCTCCAATGCCTCTGGAAGTCTCCAGACTACAGCCATATCATCCACTGTCTTTTCTCCCACTCCTGCTAATGTTACTGCTTCCACTTCCAGCAATGTCACCAAGCTTCTGATCACCACTGAAAACATAGGAAATAATAGCTTTGGTTCAGTACTGTCTACTTCTCCCACTTCTACTTCTCCCCTTGCTGCCACTTCTAAAGCAGGTACTCAAATGAGTGTAACACAGCAGTTTAACCCGGCAAGCACATCCCGCTCCAGTACCCTCACTTCTGTTGGAGTTGGGCTGAAGACATCAAGCCCAGCATTAAACACCTCCACCCAGCAGGATGCCCAGACCTCTGCTGCACTCACCCCTTCTGTCAGTCCACATTCTGTGAAGCAAACAACTGTAATGTTGccaaaaacaagcaaagctcCAACATCCTTGAGTGTATCACCTTCTTTGCAGGGTTCTACCAAAGGTGCCACAGTTTTGACTATTGGCCCTACATCAGAAGCTACAACTGAGCATGTAATAAAGTCAACATCTCGCGTTCCCTCTACTAAGCATACAACCGCAGCTCCAACAAACACACCTGGTACAACAACATTGAGCGCTGCAGAAACTCAGGGCATGAACAATGAGTATCTTCTCATCGCTGCTGAGCCTCTGACTCAGTACTTGGTGGATAAGAGTTTGCTTCTTGCGGTGCTTTTATTTGGtaccttttttttaataactgttaTAGTTCTTTTTCTCATGCAGGCTTATGAAAGTTATAAAAAGAAGGATTATACACAAGTGGATTACCTGATCAATGGAATGTATGTGGACTCAGAGATGTGA